Within Haloterrigena turkmenica DSM 5511, the genomic segment AGCCTCACAGTAGTATGTGTGCTGGCGGCCAGAGTCTTGAAACAAGATGCTCAGACGCTGGGTTGCGACCTTCGTACAGTTTCTTTGCCGCCATTCGCAGCGCATTACCGTTCTATTTAGGACTTAGAGGTGTATAACTGTCGGGCACTGTCTAGTTTAGCACCTCGGCTGGCGTTTGTCCGTTGAGTGACTGGTGCGGTCGTTGTGTGTTATAATAGTGTACGAACTGTTCAAGCCACTCTCTGACGCTCGCCCGACTGCCCACCCACGAATTATGGAAGCGGTCAACTCGCATCTTGAAGGTGTGAAACCACGTTTCGATTAAGTTTCGATCAACGTAGTCGAGCTGACCGCTCAATCCTAATCGGGAGAGGGCAGTCAGATAGCCGTAGCCATCGACGAGAAACATGGTGTCGGAGAGATTGTGTTTCTCGGTCAATCGATGCAGGAACGCAGCGGCTGGATCGGTGCCTCGTCGTCCGAACACTGCGACATCGAGAACAAGCCTAGTGTCTACGTCTATTGCAGCGTACACCCAAGACCAGTCGCCGTTAATCTTGACAGCGGTTTCATCAATGGCGACCCGCGACGGCTGCGCCGTCGGCGGGTCTGACACGCTGTCAGCCAGCCGATGTACCCAGTGCCAGATTGCTTGATGAGAGCGTTTGACGCCGATCAAGCGAAGAATCGCTTGTGTCTCTCGAAGCGAACAACCGGTCACGTGAAGGCGGACGGCGAACACCCTGACGGGCGTCGCCGTCCGCTCACGCTCCCAAGCTTCATCAAATTCCGTCGCATAGCACTCGCTGAGCAGGTCTGCGAGCATCATCCCAAACTAACTCCACGACCTGCTCGCTTCTCAAACCACGCTAACTAGACGGTGCCGATTGATGAAACACCTCACGAAGGAGGTAGGTATCGAACCA encodes:
- a CDS encoding IS6 family transposase; this encodes MMLADLLSECYATEFDEAWERERTATPVRVFAVRLHVTGCSLRETQAILRLIGVKRSHQAIWHWVHRLADSVSDPPTAQPSRVAIDETAVKINGDWSWVYAAIDVDTRLVLDVAVFGRRGTDPAAAFLHRLTEKHNLSDTMFLVDGYGYLTALSRLGLSGQLDYVDRNLIETWFHTFKMRVDRFHNSWVGSRASVREWLEQFVHYYNTQRPHQSLNGQTPAEVLN